One genomic window of Planctomycetota bacterium includes the following:
- a CDS encoding ORF6N domain-containing protein, translating to MKETSLIPVERIEDAILFIRGHKVILDDDLARLYGVETRQLKRQVKRNIERFPIDFMFTITREEYRQILRCQFGTLKRGSHSKYLPYAFTEQGVAMLSGILNSKRAIQVNITIMRAFVKLRRILSSHKELAKKLEELEKKYDIQFKAVFDAIRQLMSEEEKPKPKIGFHPGKKI from the coding sequence ATGAAAGAAACATCTCTAATTCCTGTAGAGCGGATTGAAGATGCCATCTTATTTATACGTGGGCATAAAGTTATATTAGATGACGACTTGGCACGCCTTTACGGAGTGGAAACAAGACAACTGAAAAGGCAGGTTAAAAGAAACATAGAAAGATTCCCAATTGATTTCATGTTTACAATAACAAGGGAAGAATATCGTCAAATTTTAAGGTGCCAATTTGGCACCTTAAAGAGAGGCTCTCATTCAAAATACCTTCCTTACGCTTTTACAGAGCAGGGGGTAGCAATGCTTTCCGGCATCTTAAACAGCAAACGCGCCATTCAGGTTAATATTACTATAATGAGAGCATTTGTCAAGCTGCGCCGGATACTTTCATCCCATAAAGAATTAGCCAAAAAGCTGGAAGAACTGGAAAAGAAATATGATATCCAATTTAAGGCGGTATTTGATGCCATTAGACAGCTGATGTCCGAAGAAGAGAAACCTAAGCCGAAAATCGGCTTCCATCCCGGTAAAAAGATTTAA
- a CDS encoding valine--tRNA ligase → MESVYNPQTVEERIYKFWEEKGYFHGKVDAQHKPFAVVIPPPNVTGILHMGHVMDETPQDIMTRFRRMQGYNTVWIPGTDHAGIATQNAVEKSLRKENLSRHKIGREKFVEMVWKWKEQYGNTIIQQLKRLGCSCDWSRLRFTMDEDYSKAVMEVFIRLYKKGLIYQGDYIINWCPRCQTALSDEEVEHRDIEGGLYWIKYPMKDKNADVTQIMVATTRPETMLGDTAVAVHPDDKRYKDLIGKTVILPLVNREIPIIADSFTNPEFGSGAVKVTPAHDPNDFAMGQRHNLAFIKVIGPDGKMNENAGAYKGLDRFEARKKVIADLEAQGLYDKKDKHMHAVGHCYRCETMIEPYLSLQWFVRMKPLAEPAIQAVKDGRVKFFPERWDKVYMEWMTNIRDWCISRQLWWGHRIPIWYCGAKRRPDDHRDKTSEQCPPIASKDKPAKCPKCGNTELTQDPDVLDTWFSSWLWPFAVFGWPKETAELKYFYPTAWLNSGKDILFFWVSRMIMAGIEFGGDVPFRHVYIHGIARDDKGRKLSKSLGNSPDPIDLMTKYSADALRFGIMTNIPLGGDINLSEEVYVSGRNFCNKLWNASRLILTNLPTSEEVTMSNEQCSLLPANCSLSFEDKWILSRLNSTIADYTKALESYEFSQAAHSVYHFFWGDVCDWYLEMIKPRLYSKEPGGDKALKSNLLHLFNTILRLLHPLIPHITEELWQNFREKGGWSESVMIAPWPESDSKLIYKEAEDEMKLVMEIIRAVRDIRNKMDIDKKQALSIIVSTADKGTTGIIETHRKMIEHIANISSTDIKVKAKKPDHSATEVISEGKYKVEVFVPLEGIINLDAEKKRLQNKLAKAEEQLTRSKQQLSNREFRKNAPPEILAKEEAKNAALAEQFGKLKKSLDDLR, encoded by the coding sequence ATGGAATCCGTATATAATCCTCAAACGGTTGAAGAACGCATCTATAAGTTCTGGGAAGAAAAGGGCTATTTTCACGGCAAGGTCGATGCCCAGCACAAGCCCTTCGCCGTGGTGATTCCCCCGCCCAACGTCACCGGCATACTCCATATGGGCCACGTGATGGACGAAACACCGCAGGATATCATGACGCGCTTCCGCCGTATGCAGGGTTATAACACCGTCTGGATTCCGGGAACAGACCACGCCGGCATCGCCACCCAGAACGCGGTCGAGAAAAGCCTGCGCAAGGAAAACCTCAGCCGCCATAAAATCGGGCGCGAGAAGTTCGTCGAAATGGTCTGGAAATGGAAGGAACAATACGGCAATACCATTATCCAGCAATTGAAGCGACTCGGCTGTTCCTGCGACTGGTCGCGCTTGCGCTTTACCATGGATGAGGATTATTCCAAGGCGGTGATGGAAGTATTCATCCGGCTTTATAAAAAAGGATTGATTTACCAGGGGGATTACATTATCAACTGGTGCCCGCGCTGCCAGACCGCGCTTTCCGATGAAGAAGTGGAACACCGGGATATCGAAGGCGGGCTTTACTGGATAAAGTATCCGATGAAAGATAAGAACGCGGATGTTACTCAAATAATGGTCGCAACCACCCGCCCGGAAACGATGCTGGGCGATACCGCGGTTGCCGTCCATCCGGATGACAAGCGCTATAAAGATTTAATCGGGAAAACGGTGATACTCCCCCTGGTAAACCGGGAAATCCCGATAATCGCGGATTCCTTCACCAATCCGGAATTCGGCTCGGGCGCGGTGAAAGTGACGCCTGCACACGACCCGAACGACTTCGCCATGGGACAGCGGCATAATCTCGCTTTCATAAAGGTCATCGGGCCGGACGGCAAGATGAACGAGAACGCCGGGGCTTATAAAGGGCTGGACCGATTCGAGGCGCGGAAGAAAGTCATTGCGGATTTGGAAGCGCAGGGCTTATACGATAAAAAAGACAAGCACATGCACGCAGTCGGGCACTGTTACCGCTGCGAGACTATGATAGAACCATATCTCTCGCTCCAGTGGTTTGTCAGGATGAAGCCGCTGGCCGAACCGGCCATCCAGGCGGTGAAAGACGGCCGGGTAAAATTCTTCCCGGAAAGATGGGATAAGGTTTACATGGAATGGATGACCAACATCCGCGACTGGTGCATCTCCAGACAGCTCTGGTGGGGACACAGAATCCCGATATGGTACTGCGGAGCGAAGCGACGCCCCGATGACCATCGGGATAAAACATCGGAACAATGTCCTCCGATTGCAAGCAAAGATAAGCCCGCCAAATGCCCGAAGTGCGGGAATACGGAACTCACACAAGACCCGGATGTTTTGGACACCTGGTTTTCCTCGTGGCTGTGGCCTTTCGCGGTATTCGGCTGGCCCAAGGAAACAGCGGAACTGAAATATTTCTACCCGACCGCCTGGCTTAACTCCGGAAAAGACATCCTTTTCTTCTGGGTTTCGCGCATGATAATGGCGGGCATTGAATTCGGAGGAGATGTCCCGTTCAGGCATGTTTATATCCACGGAATCGCACGGGACGACAAGGGCAGGAAACTTTCCAAGTCGCTCGGAAACTCTCCCGACCCGATAGATTTAATGACCAAATACAGCGCCGACGCCTTAAGGTTCGGCATCATGACCAATATCCCGCTGGGCGGCGATATCAACCTTTCCGAAGAGGTTTATGTCTCCGGCCGCAATTTCTGCAATAAGCTCTGGAACGCCTCAAGACTGATACTGACTAATCTGCCTACTAGTGAAGAAGTGACAATGAGCAATGAACAATGTTCACTGTTACCTGCTAATTGCTCATTATCTTTCGAGGACAAATGGATTTTAAGCCGGCTTAATTCGACCATTGCCGATTATACTAAAGCGCTGGAGTCTTATGAATTCAGCCAGGCGGCGCATTCGGTTTACCACTTCTTCTGGGGCGATGTCTGTGATTGGTACCTGGAAATGATAAAACCGCGGCTTTACAGCAAAGAGCCGGGCGGAGATAAGGCATTAAAATCCAATCTGCTCCATTTGTTTAATACTATCTTACGGCTATTGCATCCGCTTATCCCGCATATCACCGAGGAGCTCTGGCAGAATTTCCGGGAAAAAGGCGGCTGGTCGGAATCCGTGATGATTGCCCCCTGGCCGGAAAGCGATTCCAAACTGATTTATAAAGAAGCCGAAGATGAGATGAAACTGGTCATGGAAATAATCCGCGCCGTGCGCGATATCCGGAATAAAATGGATATCGATAAAAAGCAGGCGCTCTCCATCATCGTTTCCACGGCAGATAAGGGAACGACTGGCATTATCGAAACGCACCGCAAGATGATTGAACACATCGCCAATATCTCGTCTACGGATATCAAGGTAAAGGCGAAAAAGCCCGACCACTCGGCGACCGAAGTTATAAGCGAAGGCAAATACAAGGTGGAGGTTTTTGTTCCCCTGGAAGGAATCATCAATTTAGACGCGGAAAAGAAGCGGCTCCAAAATAAGCTGGCTAAAGCCGAGGAGCAGCTTACCCGCTCCAAACAACAGCTATCCAACCGCGAATTCAGGAAAAACGCACCTCCGGAAATCCTTGCCAAGGAAGAAGCAAAAAATGCCGCGCTGGCCGAGCAATTTGGCAAGCTTAAAAAGAGCCTGGACGACCTCCGGTAA
- the lsrF gene encoding 3-hydroxy-5-phosphonooxypentane-2,4-dione thiolase has protein sequence MDWGTKNRLSQLIQPDGHCFFLPIDHGYFQGPTRCLEKPDETAKPLLPYCDALFVTRGVLRASIDAVKAKPIILRVSGGATMVGKDLANEGLITSIEEIIRLNATAVGISVFIGSDYEKESLLNLAKLVDDCERYGIPVMAVTAVGKELEKREARYLALCCRVAAELGARVVKTYWCKDFDKVVNGCPVPVVMAGGPQCETEKEVLEFVYDGMQKGAIGVNLGRNIWQSPQPVAMAKALQAIIHEKADVKKALAIFNSAKK, from the coding sequence ATGGATTGGGGAACGAAAAACAGGTTAAGCCAGCTTATCCAGCCTGACGGACATTGTTTCTTCTTGCCGATAGACCACGGATATTTCCAGGGACCGACCAGGTGCTTGGAAAAGCCGGACGAGACCGCCAAGCCGCTCCTCCCCTATTGCGACGCCTTGTTTGTTACCAGAGGGGTTCTACGCGCAAGCATCGATGCGGTCAAGGCGAAACCGATTATCCTTCGCGTTTCCGGCGGCGCGACCATGGTCGGCAAAGACCTGGCAAATGAAGGGCTTATCACCTCAATTGAAGAAATCATCCGGCTTAATGCCACGGCAGTCGGCATATCCGTATTTATCGGGAGCGATTACGAAAAGGAATCTCTTCTTAATCTCGCCAAACTCGTGGACGATTGCGAGCGATACGGCATCCCGGTAATGGCAGTGACCGCCGTGGGCAAGGAACTGGAAAAACGGGAAGCGCGGTATCTGGCGCTTTGCTGCCGCGTTGCCGCGGAATTAGGCGCGCGGGTGGTCAAGACCTATTGGTGCAAAGACTTTGATAAAGTGGTCAACGGCTGCCCGGTCCCGGTAGTTATGGCGGGTGGCCCGCAATGCGAGACGGAAAAAGAGGTGCTGGAATTCGTCTATGACGGCATGCAAAAAGGCGCCATAGGCGTAAACCTGGGCAGGAACATCTGGCAAAGCCCGCAGCCGGTCGCCATGGCAAAAGCGCTTCAGGCGATTATACACGAAAAAGCCGATGTGAAAAAAGCATTAGCTATATTTAATTCTGCTAAAAAATAA
- a CDS encoding four helix bundle protein: protein MAGSFYDLKIWQNGYDLLMNVYDITSRFPKEELYSLTTQLRNSANSVIANIAESHGRYYFADKIRVLYTARGEAEETRSHLRVALGRKYIPEETFSRMDKSYEGLGKGISSYIKSLRKE, encoded by the coding sequence ATGGCCGGATCGTTTTACGACTTAAAGATATGGCAAAACGGCTATGACTTATTAATGAATGTCTATGATATAACAAGCCGTTTCCCCAAAGAAGAATTATACAGCTTGACCACCCAGCTGAGAAACTCGGCTAATTCCGTTATCGCTAATATTGCGGAATCCCACGGCCGGTATTACTTTGCGGATAAAATCCGCGTCCTTTATACAGCTCGGGGCGAAGCGGAAGAAACCAGAAGCCACCTAAGGGTTGCTTTGGGAAGAAAATATATCCCGGAAGAAACCTTCTCAAGGATGGATAAATCTTATGAAGGTTTGGGCAAAGGCATCAGTAGCTACATTAAATCTTTACGAAAGGAATAA
- a CDS encoding pyridoxal phosphate-dependent aminotransferase: MILSHRISALTESVTLGISAKAKQMQADGINIIDFSVGEPDFDTPDIVKQSAIEALNKGFTKYTPTSGIPALKKAIIEKLKADNDLTYLPSEIIVSAGAKHAIFNAIQAICNPKDEVLVPTPYWVSYPEQIKVSEAKCVFVPTYEANGFRLKAKDVAAKVTRRTKVIIINSPNNPTGAVIEPKELKAIAELAVKKNFFVISDEIYEKLIYGNAKHVSIASFNNKIKDLTVVINGVSKSYAMTGWRIGFAAGPAYLISLMAQMQGHITSNPTSIAQYAAVTAYQKGEPFVRKMKQEFAKRCSYLYKALNAMPHLKCHQPEGAFYAFPNVSKLFGKTYEGNTIPDSVKLCELLLTRAHIAVVPGDAFGSNRNIRFSYANSMPNLAEGMKRLQKFLKSVR, translated from the coding sequence ATGATTCTCTCCCACAGAATAAGCGCGCTAACCGAATCGGTGACGCTGGGTATTTCCGCCAAGGCAAAACAGATGCAGGCAGACGGAATCAATATCATAGATTTCTCGGTAGGCGAGCCGGATTTCGATACGCCGGATATCGTCAAGCAGTCTGCTATAGAAGCATTGAACAAGGGCTTTACCAAATACACCCCAACCAGCGGCATCCCGGCGCTTAAAAAAGCCATCATAGAAAAGCTGAAAGCAGATAACGACCTCACTTATCTCCCTTCGGAAATAATCGTCTCGGCAGGCGCCAAGCACGCCATTTTCAACGCCATACAGGCAATCTGCAACCCGAAAGACGAGGTGCTCGTTCCGACTCCTTACTGGGTAAGCTATCCGGAACAAATCAAGGTGAGCGAAGCCAAATGCGTCTTTGTGCCGACTTACGAAGCCAACGGATTCCGCCTGAAGGCAAAGGATGTCGCCGCCAAGGTTACCCGCCGGACAAAGGTAATCATCATCAACAGCCCCAACAACCCGACCGGCGCGGTTATCGAGCCCAAGGAGCTAAAAGCCATTGCCGAGCTTGCCGTTAAGAAGAATTTCTTTGTCATCTCCGACGAAATCTACGAAAAACTTATTTACGGCAATGCCAAGCATGTCTCCATCGCCTCGTTTAACAATAAGATTAAAGACCTGACCGTGGTGATTAACGGCGTTTCCAAATCCTATGCCATGACCGGCTGGCGAATCGGATTTGCCGCCGGGCCGGCGTATCTCATTTCCCTGATGGCCCAGATGCAGGGGCACATCACCTCCAACCCGACCTCGATTGCCCAGTATGCGGCGGTGACGGCATACCAGAAAGGCGAGCCGTTTGTCCGGAAGATGAAGCAGGAATTCGCCAAGCGGTGCAGTTATCTCTACAAAGCGCTTAACGCAATGCCCCACTTAAAATGCCACCAGCCGGAAGGGGCTTTTTACGCCTTCCCGAATGTCTCCAAACTATTCGGCAAGACCTATGAAGGAAATACGATTCCCGATTCGGTAAAACTCTGCGAATTGTTGCTGACGCGGGCGCATATCGCGGTAGTGCCTGGGGACGCCTTCGGCAGTAACCGGAACATCAGGTTTTCCTATGCCAATTCCATGCCAAACCTGGCAGAAGGAATGAAAAGATTGCAGAAATTTCTTAAAAGCGTAAGATAA
- the fusA gene encoding elongation factor G, with protein MARLIDLSKVRNIGIMAHIDAGKTTLTERIIFFTGKSHKMGEVHDGESQMDWMKQERERGITITAAATTCYWNDHRINIIDTPGHVDFTVEVERSLRILDGAIAVFCGVGGVEPQSEAVWRQSEKYNVPKIAFVNKMDRVGSDFFGVLKTIEEDLQANAIPMQIPIGKEDSFRGVVDLVEMKAYVYDKDSEDKDFRVEEIPADYLELALQYHNIMVEKAVELDDTLMEKFLNSKDKITAAELIPAIRKGTIANKIVPVLCGTAFKNKGVRKLLDAITMYLPSPMELPAVIGHHPDDAEKSIFRCAADTEPFSALVFKIQSDPHIGKLIYLRVYSGHLETGSYIYNATKRRKERIGRILQMHANEREIIPEIFAGDIAAVIGLDHATTGDTLCADEEQSIILEAIEFPAPVIAISVLPKSRADKDKLGKALNRLAEEDPTFTVHVDQETDETILSGMGELHLEIIVDRLKTEFDIEAEIGHPKVAYKETIIKESRESYKHIKQTGGHGQYAHVELVISPVQAGGGFEFESTIHGGAIPREYIPAVEKGVIEAMQKGVLAGFPVVDVRVELVDGSFHEVDSSDLAFRTAAKECFKRAFKKSIPVLLEPYMSLEITTPNEYMGSIVGHICSKRGKVLGMEARGDLQIIDAEAPLGEMFGYVSTLRTLSSGRANYSMHFEKYIQVPLAVAEEVIKEKNAK; from the coding sequence ATGGCAAGATTGATTGACCTTTCGAAAGTCCGCAATATCGGCATCATGGCGCATATCGATGCCGGCAAGACCACCCTGACCGAGCGAATCATCTTCTTCACCGGCAAGTCGCACAAGATGGGCGAGGTGCACGACGGCGAATCCCAGATGGACTGGATGAAGCAGGAAAGGGAGCGCGGGATTACCATTACCGCGGCGGCGACCACCTGTTACTGGAACGACCACCGGATTAATATCATAGATACCCCTGGTCATGTGGATTTCACCGTGGAGGTCGAGCGGAGCCTGCGTATCCTGGACGGCGCGATTGCCGTATTCTGCGGGGTGGGCGGAGTGGAGCCACAATCAGAAGCCGTCTGGCGCCAGTCGGAAAAATATAACGTCCCCAAGATAGCCTTTGTCAATAAAATGGACCGCGTCGGCTCGGATTTCTTCGGCGTCCTTAAGACCATAGAGGAAGACCTCCAAGCCAACGCCATCCCGATGCAGATACCCATCGGCAAAGAGGATTCTTTCCGCGGGGTGGTTGACCTCGTGGAAATGAAGGCATATGTCTATGATAAGGATTCCGAGGACAAGGATTTCCGCGTGGAAGAGATTCCGGCGGATTATCTCGAACTCGCCCTGCAATACCATAATATCATGGTGGAAAAAGCGGTGGAGCTGGATGACACGCTTATGGAAAAGTTCCTTAACTCAAAGGATAAAATAACCGCAGCCGAACTTATCCCGGCTATCCGCAAAGGCACTATTGCCAACAAAATCGTGCCGGTCCTGTGCGGGACCGCGTTTAAGAATAAAGGCGTCAGGAAACTCCTCGACGCGATAACCATGTATCTGCCTTCGCCGATGGAGTTGCCAGCGGTTATCGGGCACCATCCGGACGACGCGGAGAAATCGATTTTCCGCTGCGCGGCGGATACGGAGCCGTTTTCCGCACTGGTTTTTAAGATACAGTCCGACCCGCATATCGGCAAGCTTATTTATTTGCGGGTTTATTCGGGACATCTTGAAACCGGTTCTTACATATACAATGCCACCAAGCGCCGCAAGGAGCGCATCGGCAGGATTCTCCAGATGCACGCCAACGAGCGCGAAATCATACCTGAAATATTTGCCGGTGATATTGCCGCGGTTATCGGGCTCGACCACGCCACGACCGGCGATACGCTCTGCGCTGACGAAGAGCAGTCGATTATACTGGAAGCCATCGAGTTCCCCGCGCCGGTTATCGCCATCAGCGTCCTTCCTAAAAGCCGTGCGGATAAGGATAAGCTGGGCAAAGCCCTTAACCGTCTGGCAGAGGAAGACCCGACCTTTACCGTCCACGTCGACCAGGAAACCGACGAAACCATCCTTTCCGGAATGGGCGAGCTGCATCTGGAAATAATCGTTGACCGCCTGAAAACCGAGTTTGATATAGAAGCCGAAATCGGGCATCCCAAAGTCGCTTACAAGGAAACAATTATTAAAGAAAGCCGGGAATCATATAAACATATCAAGCAGACCGGCGGCCATGGGCAGTATGCGCATGTCGAGCTGGTTATTTCCCCGGTCCAGGCGGGTGGCGGCTTTGAGTTCGAAAGCACCATCCACGGCGGCGCTATCCCAAGGGAATATATTCCGGCGGTGGAAAAAGGCGTGATAGAAGCCATGCAAAAAGGCGTCCTTGCCGGCTTCCCGGTGGTGGATGTCCGTGTGGAACTGGTGGACGGCTCTTTCCACGAAGTCGATTCATCCGACCTTGCCTTCCGCACCGCGGCGAAGGAATGTTTCAAGCGCGCCTTTAAGAAATCAATTCCGGTGCTCTTGGAGCCTTATATGTCGCTCGAAATAACCACGCCGAATGAATACATGGGCAGTATTGTCGGGCATATCTGTTCAAAGCGCGGCAAGGTATTGGGAATGGAGGCGCGGGGCGACCTGCAGATTATAGATGCCGAAGCGCCGCTGGGCGAGATGTTCGGATACGTCTCGACCTTGCGCACCTTAAGCAGCGGCCGGGCTAATTATTCCATGCATTTTGAAAAGTATATCCAGGTCCCCTTGGCAGTCGCGGAAGAAGTCATCAAAGAAAAGAACGCGAAATAA
- a CDS encoding flavodoxin family protein: MKILGIYGSPRKNGNTQQLLDEFLKGAKAKGAQIQKVFLGKMKITPCMEYYACMKTGNCSIKDEMTGLYKDIEKADVIALASPIFFYGLTAQAKALVDRCQAFWARKYIIETRSSKLQAPSSKRKGYFISTAATKGKKVFDGAKLTVKYFFDALDAKYSGQLLIGLAKYKDNITKHPTALKDAYKMGKEA; the protein is encoded by the coding sequence ATGAAAATATTGGGAATTTACGGAAGCCCAAGGAAGAACGGGAACACACAGCAATTGCTGGATGAATTCCTTAAAGGCGCTAAAGCCAAAGGCGCCCAAATACAGAAAGTGTTCCTCGGCAAGATGAAAATCACTCCCTGCATGGAATACTACGCCTGCATGAAAACCGGCAATTGCAGTATTAAAGACGAAATGACAGGACTTTATAAAGATATAGAAAAAGCAGATGTGATTGCGCTTGCCTCGCCCATATTCTTTTACGGATTAACCGCCCAGGCAAAGGCATTGGTGGATAGATGCCAGGCGTTTTGGGCGCGGAAATACATCATTGAAACCCGAAGCTCCAAGCTCCAAGCTCCAAGCTCCAAACGGAAGGGATACTTTATATCCACTGCGGCGACGAAAGGGAAAAAGGTATTTGACGGCGCCAAGCTGACAGTCAAGTATTTCTTTGACGCGCTTGATGCCAAGTATAGCGGACAACTCCTAATCGGCTTGGCTAAATATAAAGATAATATAACCAAACACCCGACCGCGCTGAAAGATGCGTATAAAATGGGAAAGGAAGCCTAA
- the ftcD gene encoding glutamate formimidoyltransferase produces the protein MERVIMIECVPNFSEGRRPEVLDKIISAITSIKGVTLLDREMDKSHNRSVVTFVGEATAVKQAAFAAAQKAMELIDLNKHEGEHPRMGATDVIPFIPLEGNTMADCVKLAKELGKEIADKLQIPIYLYEEAATVPERKSLAYIRQGEFEGIREEIGKKPERKPDFGPEKIHSTAGATVVGARVFLIAYNINLNTSDVKIAKKIAKTIRESSGGLPAVRALGIFLDDKKIAQVTMNLVNYKRTGLKTVFEAVKKEAEKLGTSVMESELIGLLPAEALKGVSPKELLMNNFTDDMIIENRLRKLISD, from the coding sequence ATAGAAAGGGTCATAATGATAGAATGTGTTCCGAATTTCAGCGAAGGTAGGCGTCCCGAAGTACTCGATAAAATCATTTCAGCGATAACATCAATCAAAGGCGTTACTCTCTTGGACCGCGAGATGGATAAAAGCCATAACCGCTCGGTCGTGACATTCGTGGGCGAAGCAACTGCCGTAAAACAGGCCGCCTTTGCCGCCGCCCAAAAGGCCATGGAATTGATTGACCTCAACAAGCACGAAGGCGAACACCCCAGGATGGGCGCGACGGACGTCATCCCTTTTATCCCGCTTGAAGGCAATACCATGGCGGATTGCGTCAAGCTTGCCAAAGAGCTCGGCAAAGAAATCGCCGACAAACTCCAGATTCCCATTTACCTATATGAAGAAGCGGCAACGGTTCCGGAACGCAAGAGTTTAGCTTATATCCGGCAGGGCGAGTTTGAAGGAATCCGCGAGGAAATCGGCAAGAAACCGGAAAGGAAACCTGATTTCGGGCCGGAGAAGATACATTCGACTGCCGGTGCAACCGTGGTCGGCGCCAGGGTTTTCCTGATTGCTTATAATATCAATCTCAACACCTCTGACGTAAAAATAGCCAAGAAAATAGCCAAAACCATCCGCGAATCAAGCGGCGGACTGCCCGCGGTCCGTGCTCTGGGCATATTCCTTGATGATAAAAAGATCGCGCAGGTAACCATGAACCTCGTAAACTACAAAAGGACCGGATTGAAAACCGTATTCGAAGCGGTAAAAAAAGAGGCCGAAAAACTCGGAACCTCCGTAATGGAAAGTGAACTTATCGGACTCCTTCCTGCTGAAGCTTTAAAAGGCGTCTCTCCAAAAGAACTATTAATGAATAACTTTACGGATGACATGATAATCGAGAATAGGCTTAGGAAGTTAATTAGTGATTAG
- the nifU gene encoding Fe-S cluster assembly scaffold protein NifU encodes MATGYTEEVMEHFRNPRNVGEIPDADGIGEVGNPVCGDMMTFYIKVKDKKLVDVKFKTFGCGAAIAVSSMTSEMAKGKTIDEALQITRKSIAEKLGGLPPQKMHCSNLGADALHKAIENYLNKGKPKKEAEAAVKHAAEEEGHAEECACPYCNSPVDKKSAFCKPCGKTFINCPKCGMLVSENVSECPECHAEIKNT; translated from the coding sequence ATGGCAACAGGATACACAGAAGAAGTAATGGAACATTTCAGGAATCCGCGAAACGTCGGCGAAATACCGGATGCGGACGGCATCGGCGAGGTCGGCAACCCGGTCTGCGGCGATATGATGACCTTCTACATCAAGGTGAAAGACAAGAAACTCGTCGATGTCAAGTTTAAGACCTTCGGCTGCGGCGCGGCGATTGCCGTTTCCAGCATGACAAGCGAAATGGCTAAAGGCAAGACCATCGACGAAGCCCTGCAAATCACCCGCAAATCCATCGCCGAAAAGCTGGGCGGGCTCCCTCCCCAGAAAATGCACTGCTCTAATCTCGGCGCGGACGCGCTCCACAAAGCGATTGAAAACTATCTTAATAAAGGCAAGCCCAAGAAAGAAGCAGAGGCTGCCGTAAAACACGCCGCGGAAGAGGAAGGGCATGCCGAGGAATGCGCCTGCCCGTATTGCAATAGCCCTGTGGATAAGAAATCCGCTTTCTGTAAGCCCTGCGGGAAAACCTTTATCAACTGCCCCAAATGCGGGATGCTGGTCAGCGAGAATGTCTCAGAATGTCCCGAATGCCATGCGGAGATAAAAAATACGTAA